tgttttgttgtgcATTATAGGTTTGCTAAAGCTCTTGAGCACTTCTCCAATGCACTGCTAATAATTCAGAGAAACATCACACCTGGAAAACTTACCTGGCCAACAACTAAAGCAATACTGGAGGAAACCCAACCGGCCTGTTTACAGGTGAATCAGATTAAAGAGGGGTCTGTGTGCATTAAGGGTTTATAGAGAgatgtttatttttagattgATTGTAagtcatattgtgagtgtaaatggCTACATATTATAAGTAGGGATGTATTTGTATGTCCTCCTTttatttcgattaatccataggtctgaaaaaTGGATACTCAATTAATTAGGAttggggcaatcaaaggggtggGGCAAACatgtcatggtgaaaatgaaaatattttcattagGAACACTTAAATAtaacttaattttaaagaaactacCAACACATAACGGGTTTAACTCCCGTTGTGTATGTGGTGCgctttaaacacgtccagtcaaagcaaaagcttcataacattaaacaGATTTAAGTCTCTTGCTATCATGTAAGCGATTAGCTGTGTCGTGTTGTCCTCTTCTCAGTCAAGATGTTATGTTAGGGAGTAGTTCTCTCTGGTATTTCTTGACATTTGGGGATGGTTTCCTGGAtcgggattagcttaagccaggactaggccttagttgaattaggaaatataactagttttaacaaacattccttactgaaaacattacttgtatgcattttgaggcaaaacaaagggcactgatgtttttaaagattagtttggacagctcttatatttatttatgtctaggactagtctaatcgaTTACTTGTGCCATCCCTAATTACAAGTGAATGGAAATTGTATTTAATTTGATTTGTATTCAATTGTATTGAAATCCggtttgttgtttatatgtctgtgtggtgtgtttaatatgttttaagaccATACAAATTCACCATTTAACACCATTTAGTTATTTCTCCATGAAATTGTAGACCGTCTCATTCCCATGGTTTAaaatcaattcaattttattaacCAATCATATAAACACTGTTGAACTCGTAGATCAGTAGTTGGAGTTTATGTTTGGATGCCCTGGGACTAGTGTGCATATTCATATATCTgcgtatactaaatgaggcaagggtgtagagCTGTTTTTAACATAAAGAAATGACTGTGACAGGAAAAACTTGCtgttatgatgctcaaagatgagttgAAACTGATAAGATTTGCTTTCTTTCCTGCAGGAACATCTGGAGAACTTTATAGAGATGTGTAAATTTCCACCCAAACCAGATGCTGTCTGCCGTCATTCACATTGTTTGTCTCATTCTATTGAAATCTACTTCAGTGATCCAGACTTTAAGGTGATTTACGTGATGTGATtgatgataatattgataacgaAATGCTGAAGAGATCTCAGAaggttgtgttgtgttgtgttgtgttggcAGGGCTTTGTACAGTTGATCTGCAGTCAGGGCTGCAAAGTTGAGTTTCATATGACCTGCTGGAAAAAACTCAAAACCCTTTCATTCACAGATAAGAACGACAAGGTCAGATACACAGACATGCCACAAACTCGCTTCACGAGAGACTTTATTGTAGTGCTGGTGAATAATCctgttgtctgtctgtctgtctgtgtttgtttgtttgtgtggcAGGACTTTCTAAAGGATTCATGTTTTACACCAGACTGTGGAGGTCAAATCTGTCACATTGTAATATTTGGCTCATCTGGGCTCATAAAGTGTGAGGTGAGACGCTTGAACGGGACGGCCACGTGATCTCATGTTTGTTTTTGCTTACTGATATCTCTCTTTGTCTCTCAGTTTGAAACGTCTATTCCTAAACTCAGACCAGCTGGGCGATTGAGAAGCAGACAGCAATGTACAAGGTAATTTCAGGCCCGCTCACATTAAGATGAGGGAAGGCGCGTCTGTTCAGACTGGCACAAACATTCACATGTTATCAATTCGATGAAAGTTTGTATCTGTTTTTTCAACAGTATTAAGAAGATGAAAtctaaaaatgataaaaaacttAGAAGGAAACAACACAGACTGACAGCTTGTGCTGCTCCTCGAGAGAGAAATGAAGTTATTCCTGCAGATGACCCGGCAAAGAGAGGTGAACGTCCATAAACGTACGGTAGATGTGAAGAAATGAAGACCGAAAATAACACCTGTCCTTCTTCTTGCAGTGACACCCGAACGCTCCGTTATTGTGGATCGTGTTTTACATCAAATTCATGAAAACAAAGAACTTTTTAAAGAAGAATCTGTGaatatttcttgtgttttggATCATCTACGGCCCTGGCTGGATTTGTATGAGTGTAAAGGTCATGAGAGCGCTTTAAAGGTCTATGGAGAAGATATACGGCTGTCAGAGCTGGTGGATCTTCTGTTGGAGTCCAGTAACCGGGTTTGGGCGCGACTCTTTATCGAGAAACTCTGCTCGTGGCTTCATATTAAACCCAAATTACAGCAGTGGGCTCAGCAGCTGGATAACGcaggtgtgtttgtgttttatatgAACTTCTGTCAGCGTCGACTGGTTGTACACCAATGACAGCGACGGTCAGTTTGGAAAGGAGCTTTGTTTTCTGTTTCTTTCTAAACGGTTTTTAATTAGATGACCCTAACTTTATAAAATGAGACTTTATTCTCGCCATAAATATAGCCTTAGAAGCTAGCGTGGTGTTAAAAAGGAAAGCAATAAAGGGAGTTTGTCCGTCTCTTGTCGTTCAGGTCTGAAGGCAGCGGAGTCGCTCATCAGTCGGTACGCTTCTCATCTCCAGCAGCTGGACGTGAAGCCGCTGCTCACGTTTAAACCCCTTCAGGATGCATTTATCAGGACATTTGGCACCAGTGCAGATTTATTTGACAGCAGTGGATTTACTTTAATGGAATATCTCAAACGGGCTCCCGCTAAAGACACGCGTCTGTTTATTTGGACACTAGAGGCGAGTCGTGAGCGTTACGAGTCCTGTCACTTTATTCTTGATCAGTATTTTGAGGATGGTAAGTAACACATTGATAAAGGTTTTGTTTTCTCTgtgaactctttttttttttttttcagcaaatgattttgtttttctcttcaGATGCTGTTTGTTTAGTCATTAAAAAGACGGATGATGCTGAGAACACCGTAAGAAACTTTTTATCTGAAGTGTTTATGTTGTGTCAATAATGTTGCGTTCACACCAAATGCAAAGCATCGCGTTCCTCGCTCCAGATTACttgtgggatttaactttgtgtcatgcaaattttttgcttCTTGAGTTGAATTTATTCATCTTgcataattgtttttttttttttgcatcatGTGCACCGCCCGTACTAGTTCCCgtctatttgcgtctttgcattgactatgtaatctacttgtgcGAATCGTTAAATGCTTTTTTGTGTTTCAGAATTCTGTATTTAAGACTAAAAGCAGACATCGGAAAAAAAAGCAGAAAGATTCAAAGGTGAGACGTTTGTGATGAGATGAGGACTTCTAGATGAGGTTGATCTCAGTTGCTGTCTTCACTCCATCTGTTCTTTGTGTTTCAGTCTGTTATTCTTCTCTCTGGAATGAGAGGTGGACACTCGAGagatgaagatgatgaagatgatCTGTTCTCTGAGGAAAACGCTTTGTGAGTTTTGACCACTGTTAAATTGACCAAATTTGTGTTCTTTGTGTTGGTGATCGTTCAGTGATTTGATTGGATGTTTCAGTGTGTTCTTCAATAGCGAAGATCCGTTCAGCGTTCCCGATCACCTCCGCGGTCAGCTGGCAGAATTTGAGGAACAGTATGCTGGATCAGCGCACAGAAGCTATTATAAGACAATTTTGGACAATAATCCAGATCCCACTAAAGAGAGTTTATACGAGTACGTACGGtcacttataaaaacaaatatagtGCAGTAAAAATCATCAGATGCTCTTGATCGTTTCAATTCAGACAGCAGTAAGTGTGACATTCATATGCACCAAAGCAATAATAGATGTAAAGATGATTATGGTTCTGATCAAGATATCTGGAAATACATTCACAATCATTTACATGCTGGAAAAAAGTAGAGCTTTACATGTAGCGCTCCTCCTCCTGTTTAAACTGACAATGATTGAATATCGTAGAAcaataaataacacaaaatgcaaCCAGTATGTTAACAAACCATTGTGACGTATAATTATTACTCTCAGAAAAATAAGAAACTGTTCTTGAGGAATGTCAACCATTTCCTTAAGAATGATGAGAAAATGTTGTCAGTAGTGTTAATACTTTTTCTCTTGTCTGTCTGTAGTTATTTTGCTCAGATTCTTGAAGAACACGGTCCTCTGCAAGCGTCAGATCCTCTGATGGTCGGCGAGTTGGAAAACTTTCCTCTGGAGGCGCAGCAGAAAATCACCGCTGCCGGAGGACTGGAAGCGTTTCTGCTGGAGTCTCTGCGATTTGTTATGACCAACAACAAAATGGGACTGATGAAACACGTGGTGCCTCTCACAGAATCAATGTCACATCTTAACCCCTCGGCTAAAGAGTTCTGGCCTCATACAGACGTTTTGCCCAACGGCGTGTCTCTCTTTAACCTGTCTTCCTTTGATAACGGTGCTTCGCCGTCTTTTCCGCTGTCCGTTACCTCTGACTCTGTTGTTCTTCCTGATCCGTACGCTTTTGAGAATCCCTTGGTAGATGACAAATTTTCGGCTGCGGACGTCACGTTAGACCCTGCGGCTCAGGCCGAAGCATCGCAGCTGTACGAGACCGTTGGAGAAAACGTACCTGCGGAGTACAGCAGCTGTGTATTTGAAAACTCTGTTTATATCTCTGAACGGTCCGCCGGAGAGAGAGGCGGAGGAAACGGGTCAACTCAAAAGATTGCCGTGAGCGTGCAGGTAAGATCTACTCGATCTGATGGAAACTGTGATGTCCGTCTGACCTCTGACCCTTTGCTGTCGTCTCTTACAGGCTTCTGATGAGAGTAAAGATGTTTCCATCAGCACTGAGCCCTTAGTTTCCTTTGAGAGGAACAATGTGAGTCACGTTAGCTTACATCATATCTGAACGGTGAcgatatttaattttaatactaGCCTAAAGAAAATTATTCTGTCTGAAAATTTCACTTAATGGATTCAGACAACAGTAATTTGGGAGAAGTGTATTTATTACTGTCATAAATGTTAGCACAACGTTATCTCCTAAACCTGATGTTGTTTTCAGGGTGACATGAtacagaaagaaaaacaaacgcTCAGTCTGTCAAAGAAGCTTCTGCAGATGAAGGAAGACGCTGATGCTGTGCAGCAGATGAGGAGCAAGCAGATGACATCACTGCAGGAGGAACTGGAGGAGATCACACACAGGACACAGGTACTTCACCAGACATCAGTCATGAACATTTACACCATTGGTTTAGACTAACCGCTGTGTTCGTCTTCAGATCGCCGGCGCAGAACTCGGCATGTTTCAGCAGAAACTAGAAGATGAAGTAAAGAAAGACCAGCAGGAGAAGAAGGAAAACCAAGAAACCCTGAAGATGCTAAAGATGAACATCAAAGAACTGACAGATCAGCGTGAAAGGTCAGATATGAGTTTCTGAACATGTTGGGTTCTTCAAACATTAACCTGATGATAttaatgtctctctctctccctctctctctctctctgtgaacGTCATGTCTAGTTTTACAAGAGACATCAGTGAGAAAACCAAAGAGTATCAGACCAAACTGGAAGATTTCCTGGACGTCAGGTGAGTCTGAATCTGTGCGCTCGTGCTGCCAGCCAGCTTTAGCGTTTTACGATGTGCTAACCCGGTTACCCGTGTCGCGCAGTAACCAGTGTGCAGCCGAGCGGATGAGTCTTGAAGATGAAATCAAGAGACACAGAGACACCTGTGTGAAGGACCAGAAAAGATCACTGATGGCTCAGGTGATgatttcatttgtgcatttaACGTTTAGAGCAGATCATTTATATCGGCACGCtgtctgatgatgatgatgttcgTCACTGTGATGTGCAGCTGTCAGTCCTTCAGAACAGAAGAGATCACGGCCTGCGATGTCTGAGGGGACGATTGGATGAAGGGAATATGATTGTGAAACACCTGACAGAGGCGTCGCACAGGTATGGATATTTGTGATATGTTTGTTAGGTTTGTGTCGTGTTGTCATGTGACCTGAcgctcgtgtgtgtgtgtgtatgtgctgCAGTTTCTTCTCTGCCATGCTGCTGTCAGCCTTAGATGACTGGAAGAAATTCATAAGTGACATTGAAGAAAAAATCCACAATGCTGAGGTAAATTGTTACTCGCATCATACACATTCATATTGCAACATCTTATGTATTTAACATCATCATTGCTTACACTTCTGTGTTCATTGACATATGCGGTATAATGACTAATATCTGATCTCAGTGTTGTCTTCATTCCCAACACTAAAATCTCTTGATGTGTCCTGGAATCATCACAACATAACTTCTTCAATGgatttatatttgtttgtttttaaccaGAGATTATGGAaccaaaaaacaataaaaaaaaatcaaccttTCACAAATCCATTGTGTATTTGAGTGTAATGTGAGGTTAGTTTTCTATGTGGTTTTAATGATGAGTTTGTTGTTTATTCAGATGGAGTTTGAGTCTCAGATGAATGAAGTAAAGAAAGGCACCAGACTGTGTTCACTGCCGCCCGTGTCTGTACCGAGTCCTCCCGCAGTACCGGTAAGAGTAACGGCAGCAGAAATAAACCAGACTACATTTACATCAATGTTTTCTCGTATTAAAACGCATTACTTTTGCCATGGTTAGCCCTGTCATTCAGACTATTTTGTAGTTTTCGACCCTTGTAAacgctgcagaccctgttttagtttgaaaaCTCTTACGTAAATAAAAGTGCGATTCAGCCGACTTTAACGTGTTACAGTCAAAGTGAAGGCTTTGCTTTAAATATGCACATGGGTACCATGATCTATTGCCACAGATTATAAACGCTATGCAAATCTTGCATGTTTACTGATGGTGGTCTAGTTTTATTTTGAGATGCGTGCAACAGCGCTATGCACGCTAATTTCTTGTGGCCATTTAAGAAAATGGcagttttgtattttgttgAATATTGGTGTtgtttatgtgtttgtttgttttatttagctTATTACAAAAGACAGACGGTAATTGTAAATGTCATATATAGGGCATGGGTTAGGGTTAAATACGATGCGAGGAATGGAATGGGTAAGACATAGGTTAGGGTTGTTTTTCACCGCTTTAGTTTGCTTCTTTAAAAAGAATTTAATTTCATATAATTTGTAAAtgaattttaatcaatgtttcgtgaatataaataaatgagAACATTTAAAAAGGAACATGATGTGGAATAAGATGCATTCAACTCACTGTTATGCTTGAGAAAAAACATGCAGTACGAACACTGTTATAAATTACAATACAAGGATTAAAACGGTTATAACACGAGGTTAGTTATTATTAAAGTAATGAGCTCGGTTGCacttgtacacacacacacacccaatGTGCATGTatggtcatgtttcatgtgttTACAGATTCTGTGAAGCGATTCACTATAGTTGAATAGAGATGAGCGTGTTTGATGATTCAATGTTTCTGCATTAGTGGCATCGGTCACGTGATTGTTTGTTTATCTTTTTGCAGGCGACAGCTCCTGCGGCCTTTCAGCAGTCTGGGTCCCACAACACGCACCTCCACAGCCATCACGGGTCACTGCAGCCCACCCGAACCCCCACACCCACCGGCCGCAACACGCCGCAGCCCGCAGAGAGACGTCCGGAGGAATCCCAGCAACACGTCACTGTGTACGACAGGATGCTGGAGCGTCTTAACGTCATGTTTCCTCATTATAACAAGTGCGTTTCCTCTGACTTGACTTCATAATAATCCAATGCCGATGACTGTCGCAGTGATTTGTTTATGTGTTTCTCTCTAGGATGGTGTTAAGTAAATTCATCCAGGAGGTGCGTTTGGCTAACGGAGGCACTCTCAACGCATTGACCTATGATGATGTCGTCAACAGAGTCGCACAGCTGATCCTGGACCATCAGGAGAACGTGCGGGTGCGTAAACGGGCCTGTAGTCATGTTTTGATTTTATTATCGGGGTTTAATTGTATAACCGGGTTTGTTGTCGTGCAGGAGATGACGGTTAGAGACGAGAGGGACTCTGCTCAGGGTTCGACTTTATCTGATGACTTAGGCAGGTGGACTGGAGCGCCCCCGCTGACACACGTGTGGAAGAACATGTCAGAAAAACATCGCAACGCTGCGCTGGCTGTAAGAGTTTTGCATTGTCACACGTCATCAGGTGTATGTGTGGGGCTGTTCTCATTCAGTCATTCAGTGCCATTACTAAAGAAAATGAATGCGGTTCATCCCATCACTGATCTGCATTGACAGAGATCGTCTTTCCATTGGATCAGTTTCTAATtgtgtgttcacaccagacgcaaaCGAAGCGAATAAATCGCGCTTAATTGGGTGCTTGGATCTCTTCATTCATGTGTGAAATTCAGATGAGAATACGCTCAATTAAGCTAGCTTGTAGTCtcaatatgtttatttatatatagctcaaattgagtaaagaGCGTTTTTTACAACTAACCAGAGTGTCCGACCTCCTCACTAACTTTCTTCAAAGCAagatcctttttattcctgtttctaTATCCACATACACCGAAGAGgattttgtcctccattgttgttttgtatttttgccTCAGCTCACTACgttgtaatcacgtcactactagagcaagctcgtGATTGATTAACGTGGTGTG
This window of the Paramisgurnus dabryanus chromosome 10, PD_genome_1.1, whole genome shotgun sequence genome carries:
- the ttc3 gene encoding E3 ubiquitin-protein ligase TTC3 isoform X1, which gives rise to MSDSEDSDLKEGADFVRHQTKIVYHNHHPYIHMEPPDVTYKRWTKIKPEVKKEVGHMMRISRFWWYILLKPQERENTSFWAISMGFLDPNVSSGDLSLETLKKIEVLESILEAMDMGLSHREAEKKARALVAINMSLIVNVHSLKDAVDWLVDSGMPNIREKLQELDSLDIRYHTLRIIFSEYVHYLLVMSSSIKQAMKDFSTDPDLWSLGKSEEMKNKGNEQFQRKKYDSALKWYTKAIKYHPNNHILYGNRALCFIRSEKYLKAVGDGKRAVILQPDWAKGHYRFCDALFYLGEHQKALEANRHAQNACGRDPEGYKDLVQQFERFQTELQEKKAEMKSKKMETKKARAHVTSDSSSQPLKSSHISEPASDSTVQDNLQQSEKQQQHLPESLENSEAPAEDKSEAHKDLNSEMTPRKSKKSYLNTPEKPAVRSKHPPTPEKPAVRSKHPPAPEKPAVRSKHPPAPERAVVPEPQETVSDVTMKERFCAAVQEGQEALNDQRCQNAQHAFSLAVSMLDSSVIKDLGLSELDICVLLYGYATALLEIGQPEELAKARRLFIELESSERKFQSLVQYGMGRVYLKENRFAKALEHFSNALLIIQRNITPGKLTWPTTKAILEETQPACLQEHLENFIEMCKFPPKPDAVCRHSHCLSHSIEIYFSDPDFKGFVQLICSQGCKVEFHMTCWKKLKTLSFTDKNDKDFLKDSCFTPDCGGQICHIVIFGSSGLIKCEFETSIPKLRPAGRLRSRQQCTSIKKMKSKNDKKLRRKQHRLTACAAPRERNEVIPADDPAKRVTPERSVIVDRVLHQIHENKELFKEESVNISCVLDHLRPWLDLYECKGHESALKVYGEDIRLSELVDLLLESSNRVWARLFIEKLCSWLHIKPKLQQWAQQLDNAGLKAAESLISRYASHLQQLDVKPLLTFKPLQDAFIRTFGTSADLFDSSGFTLMEYLKRAPAKDTRLFIWTLEASRERYESCHFILDQYFEDDAVCLVIKKTDDAENTNSVFKTKSRHRKKKQKDSKSVILLSGMRGGHSRDEDDEDDLFSEENAFVFFNSEDPFSVPDHLRGQLAEFEEQYAGSAHRSYYKTILDNNPDPTKESLYDYFAQILEEHGPLQASDPLMVGELENFPLEAQQKITAAGGLEAFLLESLRFVMTNNKMGLMKHVVPLTESMSHLNPSAKEFWPHTDVLPNGVSLFNLSSFDNGASPSFPLSVTSDSVVLPDPYAFENPLVDDKFSAADVTLDPAAQAEASQLYETVGENVPAEYSSCVFENSVYISERSAGERGGGNGSTQKIAVSVQASDESKDVSISTEPLVSFERNNGDMIQKEKQTLSLSKKLLQMKEDADAVQQMRSKQMTSLQEELEEITHRTQIAGAELGMFQQKLEDEVKKDQQEKKENQETLKMLKMNIKELTDQRESFTRDISEKTKEYQTKLEDFLDVSNQCAAERMSLEDEIKRHRDTCVKDQKRSLMAQLSVLQNRRDHGLRCLRGRLDEGNMIVKHLTEASHSFFSAMLLSALDDWKKFISDIEEKIHNAEMEFESQMNEVKKGTRLCSLPPVSVPSPPAVPATAPAAFQQSGSHNTHLHSHHGSLQPTRTPTPTGRNTPQPAERRPEESQQHVTVYDRMLERLNVMFPHYNKMVLSKFIQEVRLANGGTLNALTYDDVVNRVAQLILDHQENVREMTVRDERDSAQGSTLSDDLGRWTGAPPLTHVWKNMSEKHRNAALALNMEDPCIICHEDMSAEDVCVLECRHSFHRQCIKSWLKEQSTCPTCREHALLPEDFPVLPGRHRKSQASAATFN
- the ttc3 gene encoding E3 ubiquitin-protein ligase TTC3 isoform X2, whose protein sequence is MSDSEDSDLKEGADFVRHQTKIVYHNHHPYIHMEPPDVTYKRWTKIKPEVKKEVGHMMRISRFWWYILLKPQERENTSFWAISMGFLDPNVSSGDLSLETLKKIEVLESILEAMDMGLSHREAEKKARALVAINMSLIVNVHSLKDAVDWLVDSGMPNIREKLQELDSLDIRYHTLRIIFSEYVHYLLVMSSSIKQAMKDFSTDPDLWSLGKSEEMKNKGNEQFQRKKYDSALKWYTKAIKYHPNNHILYGNRALCFIRSEKYLKAVGDGKRAVILQPDWAKGHYRFCDALFYLGEHQKALEANRHAQNACGRDPEGYKDLVQQFERFQTELQEKKAEMKSKKMETKKARAHVTSDSSSQPLKSSHISEPASDSTVQDNLQQSEKQQQHLPESLENSEAPAEDKSEAHKDLNSEMTPRKSKKSYLNTPEKPAVRSKHPPTPEKPAVRSKHPPAPERAVVPEPQETVSDVTMKERFCAAVQEGQEALNDQRCQNAQHAFSLAVSMLDSSVIKDLGLSELDICVLLYGYATALLEIGQPEELAKARRLFIELESSERKFQSLVQYGMGRVYLKENRFAKALEHFSNALLIIQRNITPGKLTWPTTKAILEETQPACLQEHLENFIEMCKFPPKPDAVCRHSHCLSHSIEIYFSDPDFKGFVQLICSQGCKVEFHMTCWKKLKTLSFTDKNDKDFLKDSCFTPDCGGQICHIVIFGSSGLIKCEFETSIPKLRPAGRLRSRQQCTSIKKMKSKNDKKLRRKQHRLTACAAPRERNEVIPADDPAKRVTPERSVIVDRVLHQIHENKELFKEESVNISCVLDHLRPWLDLYECKGHESALKVYGEDIRLSELVDLLLESSNRVWARLFIEKLCSWLHIKPKLQQWAQQLDNAGLKAAESLISRYASHLQQLDVKPLLTFKPLQDAFIRTFGTSADLFDSSGFTLMEYLKRAPAKDTRLFIWTLEASRERYESCHFILDQYFEDDAVCLVIKKTDDAENTNSVFKTKSRHRKKKQKDSKSVILLSGMRGGHSRDEDDEDDLFSEENAFVFFNSEDPFSVPDHLRGQLAEFEEQYAGSAHRSYYKTILDNNPDPTKESLYDYFAQILEEHGPLQASDPLMVGELENFPLEAQQKITAAGGLEAFLLESLRFVMTNNKMGLMKHVVPLTESMSHLNPSAKEFWPHTDVLPNGVSLFNLSSFDNGASPSFPLSVTSDSVVLPDPYAFENPLVDDKFSAADVTLDPAAQAEASQLYETVGENVPAEYSSCVFENSVYISERSAGERGGGNGSTQKIAVSVQASDESKDVSISTEPLVSFERNNGDMIQKEKQTLSLSKKLLQMKEDADAVQQMRSKQMTSLQEELEEITHRTQIAGAELGMFQQKLEDEVKKDQQEKKENQETLKMLKMNIKELTDQRESFTRDISEKTKEYQTKLEDFLDVSNQCAAERMSLEDEIKRHRDTCVKDQKRSLMAQLSVLQNRRDHGLRCLRGRLDEGNMIVKHLTEASHSFFSAMLLSALDDWKKFISDIEEKIHNAEMEFESQMNEVKKGTRLCSLPPVSVPSPPAVPATAPAAFQQSGSHNTHLHSHHGSLQPTRTPTPTGRNTPQPAERRPEESQQHVTVYDRMLERLNVMFPHYNKMVLSKFIQEVRLANGGTLNALTYDDVVNRVAQLILDHQENVREMTVRDERDSAQGSTLSDDLGRWTGAPPLTHVWKNMSEKHRNAALALNMEDPCIICHEDMSAEDVCVLECRHSFHRQCIKSWLKEQSTCPTCREHALLPEDFPVLPGRHRKSQASAATFN